In Anguilla rostrata isolate EN2019 chromosome 1, ASM1855537v3, whole genome shotgun sequence, a genomic segment contains:
- the LOC135237494 gene encoding neurofilament light polypeptide-like, with protein sequence MVASVDRQRSGSAGLAEDEQAPLHAGGEQGEGGAAGGANADVDYATIDVSQLKKREAADEPGPGADTDYAEIRKERKGGGDRGEGEGEGEGEGGEEAAAAAAAGVEGAAENLGAVQQECADAGEQG encoded by the exons ATGGTGGCAAGCGTCGACCGACAG CGGAGCGGCTCAGCGGGATTGGCCGAGGACGAGCAGGCGCCGCTGCACGCCGgcggagagcagggggagggcggggcggcgggcggggcgaaCGCAGACGTGGACTACGCCACCATCGACGTCTCCCAGCTGAAGAAGAGAGAGGCGGCGGACGAGCCGGGGCCCGGCGCCGACACGGACTACGCGGAGATCCggaaggagaggaaggggggcggAGAccgcggagagggagagggagagggagagggggaggggggcgaagaggcggcagcggcggcggcggcgggagtTGAGGGGGCCGCTGAAAATTTGGGGGCTGTGCAGCAGGAGTGCGCTGACGCTGGGG AGCAAGGCTGA